A section of the Microbacterium forte genome encodes:
- a CDS encoding ArsR/SmtB family transcription factor produces the protein MADEEQLRRLDSGALKALAHPLRVRIFDLLSAHGPQTASSLASMLGETSGSTSYHLRTLSAHDLIHEVEGRGTARERWWELPEGRIDIPGPSQSMSPANRAAAQIVSSEFFRLRHETLMSYVNRPDTEVPEGWKDAGLIATTLLEMTPSQMEDLKDELMGVIEGAVGRYRGQTGPDVRRVSMRTELFDLPATGPVLAGAADSNEEES, from the coding sequence ATGGCAGACGAAGAGCAGTTGCGACGACTCGATTCCGGGGCGCTCAAGGCCCTGGCTCACCCGCTGCGTGTGCGGATTTTCGATCTGCTCAGCGCACATGGGCCGCAGACGGCGAGTTCGCTCGCATCGATGCTGGGGGAGACCTCCGGGTCCACCAGCTACCATCTGCGCACTCTCTCGGCACATGACCTGATCCACGAGGTCGAGGGGCGAGGCACAGCGCGCGAGCGCTGGTGGGAGCTGCCTGAGGGGCGCATCGACATCCCCGGTCCGAGCCAGAGCATGTCGCCCGCCAACCGGGCAGCGGCGCAGATCGTGTCGTCGGAGTTCTTCCGCCTGCGGCACGAGACCCTGATGTCCTACGTCAACCGGCCGGACACAGAGGTGCCGGAAGGCTGGAAGGACGCGGGGCTGATCGCCACAACCCTCCTCGAGATGACCCCCTCGCAGATGGAGGACCTCAAGGACGAGCTCATGGGAGTCATCGAGGGTGCCGTCGGGCGATATCGCGGCCAGACCGGGCCGGACGTGCGCCGGGTGTCGATGCGCACCGAGCTCTTCGACCTTCCGGCGACCGGGCCGGTGCTCGCCGGTGCCGCTGACTCGAACGAGGAGGAATCATGA
- a CDS encoding glycine C-acetyltransferase has protein sequence MYGTFQKHVADELAGIEAAGLTKHERGIRGPQNAEITADGAEVLNFCANNYLGLADDPRILDAATAALQEWGYGLASVRFICGTQEQHLELERRLAGFLGTDDSILFSSCFDANGGVFETLFSAEDAIISDELNHASIIDGIRLSKARRLRYRNRDMADLEAQLQAASDARFRVIVTDGVFSMDGYIAPLAEICDLADRHDALVFVDDSHAVGFVGENGRGTPELCGVADRVDIYTGTFGKALGGASGGYVASHADVVALLRQRSRPYLFSNTLAPAIVAGTLTALDLVEGSADLRARLRDNAALFRERMTAEGFDLLPGEHPIVPVMFGDAALTARIATEMQAQGIYVTAFSFPVVPRGLARIRVQLSAAHTPEQIERCVAAFVAARAVVS, from the coding sequence ATGTACGGGACATTCCAGAAGCATGTGGCTGACGAGCTCGCCGGGATCGAGGCCGCGGGCCTCACGAAGCACGAACGAGGCATCCGCGGGCCGCAGAACGCCGAGATCACCGCCGACGGCGCAGAGGTGCTCAATTTCTGCGCGAACAACTACCTCGGTCTCGCCGACGACCCGCGGATCCTGGATGCCGCCACTGCGGCACTGCAGGAGTGGGGCTACGGGCTCGCCAGCGTCCGCTTCATCTGCGGTACGCAGGAACAGCATCTGGAGCTCGAGCGACGACTCGCGGGATTCCTCGGCACCGACGACTCGATCCTCTTCTCGTCATGCTTCGACGCGAACGGAGGAGTGTTCGAGACGCTCTTCAGTGCTGAGGACGCGATCATCTCGGACGAACTCAATCACGCGTCGATCATCGACGGGATCCGTCTCTCGAAGGCGCGTCGGCTTCGCTACCGCAATCGTGACATGGCGGATCTCGAAGCGCAGCTGCAGGCGGCATCCGATGCACGCTTCCGGGTGATCGTCACCGACGGCGTGTTCTCGATGGACGGCTACATCGCGCCGCTCGCCGAGATCTGCGACCTCGCGGATCGCCACGACGCCCTGGTGTTCGTCGACGACTCGCACGCGGTCGGCTTCGTAGGGGAGAACGGACGAGGAACGCCGGAACTCTGCGGTGTCGCCGATCGTGTCGACATCTATACGGGCACGTTCGGGAAGGCGCTGGGCGGAGCATCCGGTGGCTACGTCGCCTCGCACGCCGACGTCGTCGCCCTGCTGCGTCAGCGTTCGCGTCCGTATCTGTTCTCGAACACGCTCGCCCCCGCCATCGTCGCCGGAACCCTCACCGCGCTCGATCTCGTCGAGGGTTCGGCCGATCTCCGTGCGCGTCTGCGCGACAACGCGGCACTGTTCCGTGAGCGGATGACGGCGGAGGGTTTCGATCTGCTGCCGGGAGAGCATCCGATCGTCCCCGTGATGTTCGGCGACGCGGCTCTCACAGCGCGCATCGCGACGGAGATGCAGGCGCAGGGCATCTACGTGACCGCGTTCAGCTTCCCCGTCGTTCCTCGCGGGCTGGCGCGGATCCGCGTACAGCTCTCGGCGGCGCATACGCCCGAGCAGATCGAAAGATGCGTGGCTGCCTTCGTCGCCGCGCGAGCCGTCGTGAGCTGA
- the tdh gene encoding L-threonine 3-dehydrogenase, whose product MKALFKAERAAGLELVDRPEPTAAPDEVVIRVLRTGICGTDLHIRRWDDWAASAIDAPLIPGHEFYGEVVEVGPLVHDIAVGDRVSGEGHIVCGTCRNCRAGRRQMCIRTIGLGLQRDGAFAEFLALPAVNVWVHHADVAPELGAIFDPLGNAVHTALTFPLVGEDVLVTGCGPIGLMAIAVARHAGARFIAATDMSAPRLEMARLMGADEVVDVSAREIRDAQQALGLREGFDIGFEMSGAASALPAMIDNMNHGGRIAMLGLPSTGFEIDWGKLVTHMLTIKGIYGREMFETWNAMGAMLQTSATLRDSIGRVIADVIPARNWEQGFAAAESAGTGKIILDWTEL is encoded by the coding sequence ATGAAGGCATTGTTCAAAGCCGAACGCGCCGCCGGACTCGAGCTCGTGGATCGTCCCGAGCCCACTGCGGCGCCCGACGAAGTCGTGATCCGCGTGCTGCGCACGGGGATCTGCGGCACCGACCTGCATATCCGTCGCTGGGACGACTGGGCTGCATCCGCCATCGATGCCCCACTCATCCCCGGTCACGAGTTCTACGGCGAGGTCGTCGAGGTCGGTCCGCTCGTCCACGACATCGCTGTGGGCGATCGAGTGTCGGGCGAGGGGCACATCGTGTGCGGCACGTGCCGCAATTGCCGCGCAGGACGCCGCCAGATGTGCATCCGTACGATCGGCCTCGGACTGCAACGCGACGGCGCCTTCGCCGAGTTCCTGGCGTTGCCCGCCGTGAACGTCTGGGTGCATCACGCCGACGTGGCGCCGGAGCTCGGCGCGATCTTCGATCCTCTCGGCAACGCCGTGCACACGGCGCTCACGTTCCCGCTCGTGGGCGAGGATGTGCTCGTGACAGGGTGCGGTCCGATCGGCCTCATGGCGATCGCCGTCGCTCGGCACGCCGGAGCCCGCTTCATCGCGGCGACGGATATGAGCGCGCCTCGCCTCGAGATGGCGCGTCTCATGGGCGCGGACGAGGTCGTCGACGTCTCGGCCCGCGAGATCCGAGATGCCCAGCAGGCGCTCGGTCTGCGCGAGGGATTCGACATCGGCTTCGAGATGAGCGGCGCGGCGTCGGCGCTCCCGGCGATGATCGACAACATGAACCACGGCGGCCGGATCGCGATGCTCGGACTGCCCAGCACCGGATTCGAGATCGACTGGGGCAAACTCGTCACGCACATGCTCACGATCAAGGGGATCTACGGACGCGAGATGTTCGAGACGTGGAACGCGATGGGTGCCATGCTGCAGACGAGTGCGACGCTGCGCGACTCGATCGGACGGGTGATCGCGGATGTGATCCCCGCAAGGAACTGGGAACAGGGCTTTGCCGCGGCCGAGTCCGCCGGCACGGGAAAGATCATCCTCGATTGGACGGAGCTGTGA